A window of the Bacillus sp. A301a_S52 genome harbors these coding sequences:
- a CDS encoding energy-coupling factor transporter ATPase, protein MSTEKLIEVKNVSFRYRDDGPYVVKGINLSIKRGEWLTILGHNGSGKSTLAKMFNALYTPNEGDVISFGHNTKSSDTWTEIRRQAAMVFQNPDNQIVAPTVEDDVAFGLENAGVPYEDMRRRVSDSIFRLGLEGMEKREPHQLSGGQKQRVALAGALALKPAVIILDEATSMLDPSGRAEVLTYIKNLHENENMTIITITHDVEEAVFADRLVVLKDGQVLKEGTPAHLLTDADFLRQAHLKAPFTVQLTTELKKHGVDLRRDALTREELVEALWTYKQTH, encoded by the coding sequence ATGAGTACGGAAAAGCTAATTGAAGTGAAAAATGTCAGTTTTCGATACCGTGACGACGGCCCGTACGTTGTTAAAGGCATTAACCTATCCATTAAACGGGGGGAATGGCTCACGATACTTGGTCATAACGGCTCGGGAAAATCTACGCTGGCAAAGATGTTTAACGCGTTATATACTCCTAATGAAGGCGACGTCATCTCGTTTGGTCATAACACAAAAAGCTCTGACACATGGACGGAAATAAGACGACAAGCGGCAATGGTATTTCAAAACCCAGATAACCAAATTGTCGCACCTACTGTTGAAGATGACGTGGCTTTTGGTTTGGAAAACGCCGGTGTCCCGTATGAGGATATGAGAAGGCGTGTATCTGATAGTATTTTCCGACTTGGGCTAGAGGGGATGGAAAAGAGAGAACCCCACCAACTTTCAGGAGGGCAAAAGCAACGTGTGGCTTTAGCTGGAGCCTTGGCGCTAAAACCAGCTGTGATCATTCTTGATGAGGCTACCTCAATGCTCGACCCATCTGGACGAGCCGAGGTGCTAACCTATATTAAAAATCTCCATGAGAACGAGAATATGACCATCATCACCATTACCCACGATGTAGAAGAAGCTGTCTTTGCTGACCGACTCGTAGTGTTAAAAGATGGTCAAGTGTTGAAAGAAGGAACCCCAGCTCACCTTCTAACGGACGCGGATTTTTTACGCCAAGCCCATTTAAAAGCACCATTTACCGTCCAGTTGACGACTGAACTGAAAAAGCATGGTGTGGACTTACGACGAGACGCTCTCACGAGAGAGGAGCTAGTAGAGGCCCTATGGACATACAAGCAAACACATTAA
- a CDS encoding energy-coupling factor transporter ATPase, giving the protein MDIQANTLTYTYMAGTPFEKKALHDMNVTIPEGRFTSLLGHTGSGKSTFVQHLNGLLKPTSGNVSIGDWTIQPHTKQKALFDLRKQVGMVFQFPEHQLFHETVLLDAAYGPENYGLSKADAKEKAAHYLRMCGIRDNLFDRSPFELSGGQMRRVAIAGVLAIEPKLLILDEPAAGLDPEAHQMMMQLFYEWFKTEEKRSIILVTHHMEDAALYSDDIIVMDKGSIYMKGTPAEVFSKTDELEALKLAVPESVKLLSLLKAKCGEQIDTQAFTLDDTVSRLLAYLGKDVASRV; this is encoded by the coding sequence ATGGACATACAAGCAAACACATTAACCTATACGTACATGGCGGGCACACCGTTTGAAAAAAAGGCGCTCCATGACATGAACGTGACGATTCCTGAAGGACGTTTCACGTCACTTCTTGGTCATACGGGGTCAGGGAAGTCAACATTCGTACAACATTTAAATGGGCTATTGAAACCTACATCTGGAAATGTGTCGATCGGTGACTGGACGATTCAACCACATACGAAGCAAAAGGCCCTCTTTGATCTTCGGAAACAGGTTGGCATGGTATTTCAATTTCCCGAGCACCAATTATTTCACGAAACAGTGTTGCTTGATGCTGCTTATGGCCCTGAAAATTATGGTCTTTCAAAAGCGGATGCTAAGGAAAAAGCAGCCCATTATTTAAGAATGTGCGGAATACGAGACAATTTGTTTGACCGCTCTCCTTTTGAATTAAGTGGCGGACAAATGCGCCGTGTGGCTATCGCTGGTGTCCTCGCCATTGAACCTAAACTACTCATTCTCGATGAACCAGCAGCAGGGCTTGATCCAGAAGCTCATCAGATGATGATGCAATTATTTTATGAATGGTTTAAGACAGAAGAGAAACGAAGTATCATCCTGGTTACCCATCATATGGAGGATGCTGCCTTGTATTCCGATGACATTATCGTCATGGATAAGGGGAGTATCTATATGAAAGGTACGCCAGCAGAGGTTTTCTCAAAAACAGACGAGTTGGAAGCATTGAAGTTGGCTGTGCCAGAGTCCGTCAAGCTACTGTCATTGCTTAAGGCCAAGTGCGGTGAACAGATTGATACACAAGCCTTTACGCTAGATGATACTGTCAGTCGTTTGCTCGCCTATTTAGGAAAGGACGTGGCGAGCCGTGTTTGA
- a CDS encoding energy-coupling factor transporter transmembrane protein EcfT translates to MFDNVIIGQFVPRKSVIHRLDPRSKLIAVMLFVIFLFASRHPAVLISGGLLTITAFALANIPLRFYMKGMRFIAIIILFTFILHLIMTNEGTVLWDAGWMTVYTGGVSTGALIGFRLLLLIVMTTLLTLSTTPVDLTDGMERLMQPLSKMKIPTHELALMMSIALRFIPTLLEETSKIAKAQMARGANFSQGSLWQRLKAIVPILIPLFVQAFKRAEDLATAMEARGYAGGKGRTKYRQLVWKRQDTLVINVFVLFSLMTIILQWIG, encoded by the coding sequence GTGTTTGATAATGTGATTATTGGCCAGTTTGTCCCTAGAAAGTCAGTCATTCACCGCCTTGATCCACGATCGAAGTTAATAGCTGTTATGCTGTTCGTCATCTTTCTTTTTGCTAGCAGGCATCCTGCTGTCCTGATAAGTGGAGGCCTACTTACCATTACAGCGTTTGCTTTGGCTAACATTCCCCTTCGTTTTTACATGAAAGGGATGCGATTTATTGCCATTATCATTCTTTTTACTTTTATATTGCACCTGATCATGACAAACGAAGGAACGGTGCTGTGGGATGCTGGTTGGATGACGGTCTATACTGGTGGTGTGAGCACGGGGGCGTTAATCGGATTCCGTCTTCTTCTGCTCATTGTTATGACGACGCTATTAACACTGTCCACAACACCTGTAGACTTAACAGACGGCATGGAGAGGCTTATGCAGCCTTTATCAAAAATGAAGATACCAACTCATGAATTAGCGCTCATGATGTCAATTGCATTAAGGTTTATTCCCACGTTATTAGAAGAAACATCTAAAATTGCAAAAGCCCAGATGGCAAGAGGAGCGAACTTTTCTCAAGGCTCTCTTTGGCAGCGCCTTAAAGCGATCGTGCCGATTCTCATACCACTATTTGTCCAAGCGTTTAAACGAGCAGAAGATTTAGCTACAGCGATGGAAGCGAGAGGCTATGCTGGCGGGAAAGGGCGCACGAAATACAGGCAACTAGTATGGAAGAGACAAGACACACTTGTGATAAATGTTTTTGTCTTGTTTTCGCTCATGACGATTATTTTGCAATGGATAGGATAG
- the truA gene encoding tRNA pseudouridine(38-40) synthase TruA: MQRVLATLSYDGARFHGYQRQPHDRSVQGEVEKALATIHKATSWPSTSSGRTDAGVHGIRQPVHFDTPLTIPEDRWPKALNSLLPDDIYVHTCRHVPQSFHARYDAVGKEYIYRLSTSSDYNVFQRHYICHDDRALNMEAMQAAASQFIGTHDFTSFSSPKTDVVDKVRTIYLVDIAKEGDDWTFRFIGSGFLYQMVRVLMGTLLEVGSGTCQWDEIETIMAAKNRALAGKTAPAHGLYLSQVFYDEQILADYVKKFQ, from the coding sequence ATGCAACGGGTATTAGCAACATTATCATACGATGGGGCTCGGTTTCATGGTTATCAAAGACAGCCCCATGATCGCTCGGTTCAAGGGGAGGTCGAAAAGGCATTAGCGACAATTCATAAAGCGACAAGCTGGCCGTCCACCTCATCGGGACGAACGGATGCCGGTGTTCACGGAATTCGTCAGCCTGTTCATTTTGATACACCATTAACGATACCTGAAGACCGCTGGCCAAAAGCCTTAAATAGTTTACTGCCAGATGACATTTACGTGCATACGTGTAGGCACGTTCCTCAGTCATTTCACGCCCGCTACGATGCAGTAGGGAAAGAATACATCTATCGGCTTTCGACTAGCTCTGACTATAATGTGTTTCAGCGACACTACATCTGTCATGATGACAGGGCACTTAATATGGAGGCCATGCAAGCGGCAGCCAGCCAATTTATTGGAACACATGACTTTACGAGCTTTTCATCCCCGAAAACCGATGTGGTGGATAAAGTGCGGACGATTTATTTGGTAGACATCGCAAAAGAGGGCGATGACTGGACGTTCAGGTTCATTGGCAGCGGCTTTTTATATCAGATGGTGCGCGTGTTAATGGGGACATTGTTAGAAGTAGGAAGCGGTACATGCCAGTGGGATGAAATAGAGACGATTATGGCGGCGAAAAACCGGGCACTGGCTGGAAAAACCGCCCCTGCCCATGGGTTATATTTGTCTCAAGTGTTTTATGACGAACAGATATTAGCTGATTACGTAAAAAAATTTCAATAA
- the rplM gene encoding 50S ribosomal protein L13, translated as MRTTYMAKPQDVERKWFVVDAEGKALGRLASEVASILRGKHKPTFTPHIDTGDHVIVINAEKIHLTGNKLQDKMYYRHSRYPGSLKSMSAGEMRDRKPERLIELAIKGMLPKGSLGRQMAKKLNVYAGSEHPHEAQKPEALELRG; from the coding sequence ATGCGTACAACATATATGGCAAAGCCACAAGACGTGGAGCGCAAGTGGTTCGTGGTTGACGCTGAAGGTAAAGCACTTGGACGCCTAGCTTCTGAAGTTGCGAGCATCCTTCGCGGTAAGCACAAGCCCACTTTTACGCCGCATATTGACACAGGTGATCACGTCATCGTGATTAACGCTGAAAAGATTCACTTAACAGGTAACAAACTTCAAGACAAAATGTACTACCGTCACAGCCGCTACCCTGGTTCATTGAAATCAATGTCTGCAGGTGAAATGCGTGACCGTAAACCAGAACGTTTGATCGAGCTTGCTATTAAAGGCATGCTTCCAAAAGGATCTCTTGGCCGTCAAATGGCAAAGAAATTAAATGTTTATGCTGGAAGTGAGCATCCACACGAAGCTCAAAAGCCAGAAGCATTAGAATTACGCGGTTAA
- the rpsI gene encoding 30S ribosomal protein S9 has protein sequence MAQVQYYGTGRRKNSVARVRLVPGDGKIVINNRDINDYFDLETLKVIVKQPLVETQTEGTYDVLVNVDGGGYTGQAGAIRHGVARALLKADPDFRQPLKKAGFLTRDARMKERKKYGLKAARRAPQFSKR, from the coding sequence TTGGCACAAGTTCAATACTACGGAACAGGTCGTCGTAAGAACTCTGTTGCACGTGTTCGTCTCGTACCTGGAGACGGTAAAATCGTGATCAACAACCGTGACATCAACGACTACTTTGACCTTGAAACATTAAAAGTTATCGTAAAACAACCACTTGTTGAAACTCAAACGGAAGGCACATACGATGTGCTCGTTAACGTTGACGGCGGTGGATACACAGGACAGGCAGGCGCTATCCGTCACGGCGTTGCCCGTGCACTTCTTAAAGCTGACCCAGATTTCCGTCAGCCACTTAAAAAAGCAGGCTTCCTAACACGTGACGCACGTATGAAAGAGCGTAAGAAATACGGTCTTAAAGCAGCACGTCGTGCACCTCAGTTCTCAAAACGTTAA
- a CDS encoding DNA/RNA non-specific endonuclease, translated as MRDVSDAITRFIQLEDVFRGKAGDSIRDFYATCHIPFIQFMRLFLRDYENALKSIRNSLVDLEPSVDGVIDTGFVVNDVHMGLNKVSGVAESLTASVNDTLRSIQDIVDVKLIDDTELQSSVQRTRNEANMVVERVLEFDYRSTATLSDVKDKLGIAMRYVSELSGAFESGKLSVSNFDIEKLSSLQSYEDMTSVVNKEIGMAVKERLSKYFKLRYLGGVDGTRFNPRYFISAGLNVFLYGYFSKGVSAFNPRYFVSNTDGIYPTTNLSTDVDEDEKLVCYLDDLDKNFIESSFDFLNQGAGAVWDGTKWVGGKVWGGTTWAGGKVWDGTTWVGGKVLEGGGIVWDDAKWLGNTVLGGAKWLGGKTLEGGGIVWDDTKWVGDKVWSGATWTYHKAMNPIGNAFDWWDNTVVSQVEDFAWLIAVEDFLSEHVADGARTGGSVGLDLLPLSSNAKGIFEILMGYDPATGNDLGHGERLISGFSAVLGPISDSVKHGGRGIKRLFNNGDNLKVGDKVSDVGRGISGKTHVNNPYDAAGNLKPNVRYRTGEYNYIYETDELGRISKFETDNLQLTARDTRLKHDPNTPGKQPGDHAGHVAADRFGGSPDLDNLVSQTSNVNLSQYKVLENQWATAIKEGKHVKVNVELEYNSVIRTRPSGFKIEYEIDGVLHYDTILN; from the coding sequence ATGAGGGATGTATCTGACGCAATTACGAGATTTATTCAGTTAGAGGATGTGTTTAGAGGTAAAGCAGGGGATTCTATTCGTGATTTTTATGCGACGTGTCATATTCCTTTTATACAGTTTATGAGACTGTTTTTGAGAGATTATGAGAATGCACTTAAATCCATTAGAAATTCGTTAGTTGATTTAGAACCTAGTGTTGATGGGGTTATAGATACTGGTTTTGTAGTTAATGACGTACATATGGGCTTAAATAAGGTATCTGGAGTAGCTGAATCCTTGACAGCTTCTGTTAATGACACTTTACGTAGCATACAGGATATCGTTGACGTGAAGTTGATTGATGACACTGAGTTACAGAGTTCTGTGCAGAGGACTAGAAATGAAGCGAATATGGTAGTGGAAAGGGTTTTAGAGTTTGATTACCGTAGTACTGCTACTTTGAGTGATGTAAAAGATAAGCTAGGTATTGCGATGAGGTATGTGAGTGAGTTATCTGGTGCCTTTGAAAGTGGTAAATTGAGTGTGAGTAATTTTGATATTGAGAAGTTGAGTAGTTTGCAATCGTATGAGGATATGACTTCCGTAGTAAACAAAGAGATTGGTATGGCGGTAAAAGAGAGATTGAGTAAGTACTTTAAATTAAGGTATTTGGGTGGTGTGGATGGTACTAGATTTAATCCTAGATATTTTATTAGTGCAGGGTTGAATGTTTTTCTTTATGGATATTTTAGTAAGGGTGTTAGTGCTTTTAATCCGAGATATTTTGTTAGTAATACTGATGGTATATATCCGACTACTAATTTAAGTACTGATGTTGATGAAGATGAAAAACTTGTTTGCTATCTGGATGATTTAGATAAGAATTTTATAGAAAGTAGTTTTGATTTTTTGAATCAAGGTGCTGGAGCAGTTTGGGATGGGACAAAGTGGGTTGGCGGTAAAGTATGGGGTGGTACTACATGGGCAGGAGGTAAGGTATGGGATGGCACTACGTGGGTAGGAGGTAAGGTATTAGAAGGTGGTGGGATAGTTTGGGATGACGCTAAGTGGTTAGGTAATACAGTTTTGGGTGGTGCTAAATGGCTAGGCGGCAAAACCTTAGAAGGCGGTGGAATTGTCTGGGATGATACTAAGTGGGTTGGTGATAAGGTTTGGAGTGGTGCTACATGGACTTATCATAAGGCAATGAATCCAATTGGTAATGCTTTTGATTGGTGGGATAATACGGTAGTTAGTCAAGTCGAGGACTTCGCATGGCTTATAGCAGTTGAGGATTTTTTAAGTGAGCATGTGGCTGATGGGGCGAGGACTGGAGGATCTGTAGGGCTTGATTTGCTTCCATTGTCAAGCAATGCTAAGGGGATATTTGAAATTTTAATGGGTTATGACCCTGCAACTGGTAATGATTTAGGACACGGAGAGAGACTTATATCTGGTTTTTCTGCCGTATTGGGGCCTATTTCGGATTCTGTTAAACACGGTGGAAGAGGGATAAAGAGGTTATTTAATAATGGTGATAACTTAAAAGTTGGGGATAAGGTTAGTGATGTAGGTAGAGGTATTAGTGGTAAGACTCATGTTAATAACCCCTATGATGCGGCGGGTAATCTAAAACCTAATGTAAGATATAGAACTGGTGAGTACAATTATATATATGAGACCGACGAATTGGGTAGGATTAGTAAATTTGAAACAGATAATTTACAATTGACAGCAAGAGATACGAGATTGAAGCACGACCCTAATACGCCAGGAAAACAACCTGGAGATCATGCAGGGCACGTGGCGGCTGATAGATTTGGAGGGTCTCCAGATTTAGATAACTTAGTATCACAAACTAGTAATGTGAACTTAAGTCAGTATAAAGTATTAGAAAATCAGTGGGCGACGGCAATAAAAGAAGGGAAACACGTGAAAGTAAATGTAGAGTTAGAGTATAATAGTGTTATTAGAACTAGACCTTCGGGATTTAAGATTGAGTATGAGATAGATGGTGTTTTACATTATGATACGATATTGAATTAA
- a CDS encoding DUF600 domain-containing protein yields MSKVFEDKFSELQADMVSICLEYVEDRADEVYIYCSYEVISRSSNFFYRINGKVLRNHELNEAIGDSGGFRYDTSVERQRGVLNILDGNIKEMVKLCEEYGRDMPTEIKLIYNVANNSLKADYRYDMVHSNDPDKIGSVVFLEWFEEVKSNM; encoded by the coding sequence ATGAGTAAAGTTTTTGAAGATAAATTTAGTGAGTTGCAAGCAGATATGGTGTCAATTTGTTTAGAGTATGTTGAAGATAGGGCAGATGAGGTATACATATATTGTTCTTATGAGGTAATATCTCGTTCAAGTAATTTCTTTTATAGAATTAATGGAAAAGTGTTAAGAAATCATGAGCTGAATGAAGCGATTGGTGATAGTGGAGGATTTAGATATGATACTTCTGTTGAACGTCAGAGGGGTGTGCTAAATATATTAGATGGTAATATTAAAGAAATGGTCAAATTGTGTGAAGAGTACGGTAGAGATATGCCTACCGAGATAAAGTTAATCTATAATGTAGCTAACAATAGTTTAAAAGCAGATTATAGGTATGATATGGTTCATTCTAATGATCCTGATAAAATTGGATCTGTTGTGTTTTTGGAATGGTTTGAGGAAGTAAAATCTAATATGTAA
- a CDS encoding DUF600 domain-containing protein, producing MVFICLEYVEGRAETLYIHCSLEKKLVSSSFFYCINGKLVERHKLNDALGGTEGFRYDTSGDRQSGVLNIINDNIVGMLKLCEEYDREMPTEIKLIYNVVENSLKADYRYDMVYSNDTDKSPDDVSMEWFDEIKSNM from the coding sequence ATGGTGTTTATTTGTTTAGAGTATGTTGAAGGTAGGGCAGAGACGCTATATATACATTGTTCGTTAGAGAAAAAACTTGTTTCATCTAGTTTTTTCTATTGCATAAATGGAAAACTTGTTGAGAGGCATAAATTGAATGATGCTCTTGGAGGCACTGAGGGTTTCAGGTATGATACATCGGGAGATAGGCAAAGTGGGGTATTAAATATAATAAATGACAACATTGTGGGAATGCTTAAATTGTGTGAGGAATATGATAGAGAAATGCCTACCGAGATAAAGTTAATCTATAATGTAGTGGAAAATAGTTTAAAAGCAGATTACAGGTATGATATGGTGTATTCTAATGATACTGATAAATCTCCTGATGATGTATCTATGGAATGGTTTGATGAGATAAAATCTAATATGTAA
- a CDS encoding DUF600 domain-containing protein translates to MSKVFEDKFSELQADMVSICLEYVENRADEIYIYCSFEGNFMSCNFFYRINGKIVKKHKLNDVIGTNESFQYDTSSERQRGVMDIILEDIKKMGKLCEEYNRDMPTEIKLIYNVANNSLKADYRYDMVYSNDPDKVGSDIFLEWFDEIESNM, encoded by the coding sequence ATGAGTAAAGTTTTTGAAGATAAATTTAGTGAGTTGCAAGCGGATATGGTATCAATTTGTTTAGAGTATGTAGAAAATAGGGCAGATGAGATATACATATATTGTTCTTTTGAAGGGAATTTTATGTCGTGTAATTTCTTTTATCGTATTAACGGAAAAATTGTTAAAAAGCATAAGTTAAACGACGTTATTGGTACTAATGAAAGTTTTCAGTATGATACTTCTAGTGAAAGACAGCGTGGTGTAATGGATATAATACTAGAAGATATTAAGAAAATGGGTAAATTGTGTGAGGAATATAACAGAGATATGCCTACCGAGATTAAGTTAATATATAATGTAGCTAACAATAGTTTAAAAGCAGATTACAGGTACGATATGGTTTATTCTAATGATCCTGATAAAGTAGGGTCTGATATATTTTTGGAATGGTTTGATGAGATAGAGTCTAATATGTAA
- a CDS encoding SMI1/KNR4 family protein, giving the protein MAKWEKSLLEVEKVLSKFSIPLNKGVSEGDILILSENVEKRLGSGKLAVGYKDFLRKVNGLVFNGVNVYGVDEEFIQDNNDHIEGFIDNNEVWREEDDENRYLYYGDTDVAWFCYDMIDDIYVELDKPSVSLMREFDSFDDMLNTMLKLMV; this is encoded by the coding sequence ATGGCTAAATGGGAGAAATCTTTATTAGAGGTAGAGAAAGTATTAAGTAAGTTTAGTATTCCCTTAAATAAAGGTGTTAGTGAGGGCGATATTTTAATACTAAGCGAGAATGTAGAGAAAAGATTAGGCAGTGGTAAATTAGCAGTAGGATACAAAGATTTTTTGAGAAAAGTAAATGGTTTGGTATTTAATGGTGTGAATGTATATGGAGTAGACGAGGAATTTATTCAAGATAATAATGATCATATAGAGGGGTTTATAGATAATAATGAAGTTTGGCGAGAGGAAGATGATGAGAATAGGTATTTGTACTATGGAGATACTGATGTAGCTTGGTTTTGTTATGACATGATTGATGATATTTATGTTGAACTTGATAAGCCGTCAGTAAGTTTGATGAGAGAGTTTGATAGTTTTGATGATATGTTGAATACAATGTTGAAACTTATGGTGTAG
- a CDS encoding SDR family oxidoreductase — translation MKTILITGTSAGIGRATALHFAQKGWHVIATMRSPEKEKELTKIENIFVTELDVEMKESIDKAIEQGIKTFGNIDVIVNNAGYSAFGIFEAATEEQIQRQFDVNVFGLMRVTKAILPHFRKNHQGLIINITSEGGRITLPLFSLYHATKFAINGFTESLMYELAPQNIRVKIIEPGPTRTEFTGRSMDTLQSNQLTEYSDFEQKVGSVYESLFDLQEVPPPNIVADLIYKAASDPTNQLRYNTGSDLLMEREEMKDDEFINKMTKRFNIEIS, via the coding sequence ATGAAAACGATATTGATTACTGGTACTTCAGCAGGAATTGGAAGAGCTACAGCCTTACATTTTGCACAAAAAGGATGGCATGTCATTGCAACGATGCGTTCTCCTGAAAAAGAGAAAGAGCTTACTAAGATTGAGAATATTTTTGTCACCGAGCTGGACGTTGAAATGAAAGAATCAATTGACAAAGCGATTGAGCAAGGAATTAAGACATTCGGTAATATTGATGTCATTGTAAACAATGCGGGATACAGCGCATTTGGAATATTCGAAGCTGCAACAGAAGAACAAATCCAAAGACAGTTTGACGTCAATGTTTTTGGTTTGATGCGAGTAACAAAAGCGATCCTCCCTCACTTCAGAAAAAATCATCAGGGCCTCATTATTAACATTACCTCAGAAGGAGGCAGAATTACCCTTCCACTGTTTTCACTTTACCATGCTACCAAATTTGCCATAAACGGATTTACGGAATCTTTAATGTACGAACTAGCTCCTCAAAATATTCGGGTAAAGATTATAGAACCAGGACCAACAAGAACCGAGTTTACAGGCAGGTCTATGGATACGCTTCAGAGTAATCAGCTGACCGAATATAGTGATTTCGAGCAAAAAGTCGGATCAGTTTATGAAAGCTTATTTGACCTTCAAGAAGTCCCACCTCCGAATATTGTTGCTGACTTGATTTACAAGGCAGCAAGTGATCCAACCAATCAATTGAGATACAATACTGGCTCGGATTTATTAATGGAACGTGAGGAAATGAAAGATGATGAATTTATAAATAAAATGACGAAAAGGTTCAATATTGAAATCTCGTAA
- a CDS encoding MerR family transcriptional regulator encodes MKLIQKGGWRLKIGQLAKETGLSIHTLRYYEKEGILPPIKRNEKGIRIYDYEDVEWIKFARCLREAGMGITEMKKFAQLTQQGEKSKNERINLLRQRNTHLKNQIKELTRYMELINRKIDLYSLSTED; translated from the coding sequence ATGAAATTGATTCAGAAAGGAGGATGGCGTTTGAAAATTGGCCAACTCGCCAAAGAGACTGGATTATCAATTCACACACTTCGCTACTATGAAAAAGAGGGTATTCTCCCACCGATTAAGCGTAATGAAAAGGGTATTCGCATTTATGATTACGAAGACGTTGAATGGATCAAATTTGCCCGTTGCCTTCGTGAGGCTGGAATGGGAATTACAGAAATGAAGAAATTTGCTCAATTAACCCAACAGGGGGAAAAATCAAAAAACGAGCGGATAAATCTGCTTAGACAACGAAACACTCACCTTAAAAATCAGATAAAAGAATTAACCCGCTACATGGAACTTATAAATCGCAAAATTGACCTATATTCTTTATCAACAGAAGATTAA
- a CDS encoding TetR/AcrR family transcriptional regulator: MGKREDILTATLDLITEEGLQSVTFSKIFTKANVGSSTFYHYFSNKEDVVSEVFVNARTHMGEYILKEYDDTLTTYEKMKAILFNMAEFGFSHPHEMLLIDNYCDSPFIPEEIRKQPVPADEIILQIIVEGQKHGIVRDMDPIFSCHIVIGIITSVIKGDLTGKFRLDENKIKQTVEICWKAIKV, encoded by the coding sequence ATGGGAAAACGAGAAGATATATTAACTGCAACATTAGATTTAATAACAGAAGAAGGTTTACAATCAGTAACATTTTCAAAAATCTTCACGAAAGCAAATGTTGGTTCAAGCACGTTCTATCATTATTTTAGTAATAAAGAGGACGTAGTGAGTGAGGTTTTTGTTAACGCACGGACGCATATGGGTGAATACATCCTAAAAGAATATGATGATACTTTAACAACATACGAAAAAATGAAAGCAATATTGTTTAATATGGCCGAATTTGGATTTAGTCACCCTCATGAAATGTTATTGATAGATAATTATTGTGATTCTCCTTTTATACCAGAAGAGATAAGAAAACAGCCAGTCCCTGCGGATGAAATTATTTTACAAATTATCGTTGAAGGGCAAAAGCACGGAATCGTACGTGACATGGATCCAATTTTTAGTTGTCACATTGTGATTGGCATTATCACATCGGTAATAAAAGGAGACTTAACGGGAAAATTTCGCCTGGATGAAAATAAAATTAAACAGACGGTTGAGATCTGTTGGAAGGCAATTAAAGTTTAA